In Flavobacterium sp. CBA20B-1, one DNA window encodes the following:
- the lon gene encoding endopeptidase La: protein MAQEKIISLDNLSLQDLDSNAEFIPLFSQEDEEAMNKEEIPAELSILPLRNMVLFPGVVIPITAGRDKSIKLINDALAGDRTIGVVAQLNESVEVPTGNEIYRFGTVAKILKTLKLPDGNITVILQGKKNFAIDTVLQENPYIKASTKDVLEIKPETNDIEFHAIIESIKETAQEIIRENPSIPSEAAFAIKNIESNSFLVNFVASNLNLDVADKQALLENNNLKERALETLRRMNLELQKLNLKNDIQTKVRVDLDQQQKEYFLNQQIKTIQEELGGVSHEQELEEMRAKAKAKKWDAKIQEHFDKELSKMQRMNPQVAEFSIQRNYLELLLELPWNEYTKDKFDLKNAKKILDKDHYGLEDVKRRVLEHMAVLKLRNDMKSPILCLYGPPGVGKTSIGKSIATALGREYVRISLGGLRDEAEIRGHRKTYIGAMPGRIIQSIKKAKTSNPVFVLDEIDKLSSSHQGDPSSAMLEVLDPEQNKEFYDNFLELGFDLSKVMFIATSNSLNTIQPALLDRMEIIEMNGYTIEEKIEILKQHLLPKQLKEHGLESKSVTIPKKVMEFIVTKYTRESGVRKLDKQVANIARFIAKSIVLEEAYNEKLTEEDIVTILGAPKFDYDKYETNDVAGVVTGLAWTRVGGDILFIESILSEGKGTLTMTGNLGNVMKESATIALEYIKSNSNLFGIDVKIFDKYKIHVHVPEGATPKDGPSAGIAMLTSMVSSFTQRKIKKNIAMTGEITLRGKVLPVGGIKEKILAAKRASIKEIILCKENKRDIDQIKPEYLTGLTFHYVDKMTEVIDIALTNQQVKNAKELTVKEA from the coding sequence ATTCCTTTGTTTTCTCAAGAAGATGAAGAGGCAATGAACAAAGAAGAAATCCCCGCAGAGCTTAGTATTCTACCATTGCGAAACATGGTTTTGTTTCCAGGGGTAGTAATTCCGATAACTGCTGGTCGCGATAAATCAATAAAACTTATTAATGATGCGTTGGCGGGCGACCGAACAATTGGTGTGGTGGCTCAGTTAAACGAATCGGTTGAAGTTCCAACCGGAAACGAAATTTATCGTTTTGGAACGGTTGCAAAAATTTTAAAAACCTTAAAATTGCCCGATGGAAACATCACAGTGATTTTGCAGGGTAAAAAGAATTTTGCTATTGATACAGTTTTGCAAGAGAATCCTTACATTAAAGCCAGCACGAAAGATGTTTTGGAAATAAAGCCCGAAACAAACGATATAGAATTTCATGCGATTATTGAATCTATAAAAGAAACTGCCCAAGAAATCATCCGCGAAAACCCAAGTATTCCATCTGAAGCTGCTTTTGCTATTAAAAATATTGAAAGCAATTCGTTTTTGGTGAATTTTGTGGCATCTAATCTAAACCTTGATGTGGCCGATAAACAAGCGCTTTTAGAAAACAACAACCTAAAAGAACGTGCTTTGGAAACGCTGCGACGCATGAATCTGGAGTTGCAAAAACTAAATTTGAAAAATGATATTCAAACCAAAGTTCGCGTAGATTTAGATCAACAGCAAAAGGAGTATTTCTTAAATCAGCAAATAAAAACCATTCAAGAAGAGTTAGGTGGCGTTTCACACGAGCAGGAACTCGAAGAAATGCGTGCAAAAGCAAAGGCAAAAAAATGGGATGCTAAAATTCAAGAACATTTTGATAAGGAGTTGAGTAAAATGCAACGCATGAATCCGCAGGTTGCCGAGTTTTCTATCCAAAGAAATTATTTGGAACTTTTGCTGGAACTGCCTTGGAATGAATATACAAAAGACAAATTTGACCTTAAAAATGCCAAGAAAATTTTAGATAAAGACCACTACGGTTTAGAAGATGTAAAACGTCGCGTGCTAGAACACATGGCTGTTTTAAAGCTTCGAAACGATATGAAATCGCCAATTTTGTGTTTATACGGACCGCCTGGTGTGGGTAAAACATCAATAGGTAAATCAATCGCAACAGCTTTAGGGCGTGAATATGTTCGTATTTCGCTAGGTGGTCTTCGAGATGAAGCCGAAATTCGAGGCCATCGAAAAACCTATATTGGTGCCATGCCCGGACGCATTATTCAATCTATCAAAAAAGCAAAAACATCAAATCCGGTGTTTGTTTTAGATGAAATTGATAAACTTTCAAGCAGTCATCAAGGCGATCCTTCGAGTGCGATGCTAGAAGTTTTAGATCCAGAACAAAACAAAGAATTTTATGACAACTTTTTAGAATTGGGGTTTGATTTGTCGAAAGTCATGTTTATAGCAACATCAAACAGTTTAAATACTATTCAGCCAGCTTTATTGGATCGAATGGAAATAATCGAAATGAATGGTTATACCATAGAAGAAAAAATTGAAATTTTAAAGCAACATTTACTTCCAAAACAATTAAAAGAACATGGTTTAGAATCAAAATCGGTAACTATTCCTAAAAAAGTAATGGAATTTATCGTAACTAAATACACCCGCGAGTCAGGAGTTCGTAAATTAGATAAACAAGTGGCAAATATTGCACGATTTATAGCAAAATCGATTGTTTTAGAAGAAGCTTACAATGAAAAATTGACTGAAGAAGATATAGTTACCATTTTAGGAGCTCCGAAATTTGATTACGATAAATACGAAACAAACGATGTTGCCGGTGTGGTAACTGGTTTGGCGTGGACCCGCGTTGGAGGAGATATTCTGTTTATTGAATCGATACTTTCTGAAGGAAAAGGAACACTCACCATGACTGGAAACTTGGGTAATGTAATGAAAGAATCGGCAACGATTGCGCTAGAATACATCAAATCGAACAGCAATTTGTTTGGAATTGATGTAAAAATATTTGATAAATACAAAATTCACGTACACGTTCCAGAAGGTGCCACTCCAAAAGATGGCCCCTCGGCTGGTATTGCCATGCTAACATCAATGGTTTCGAGTTTCACACAACGAAAAATAAAGAAAAATATAGCAATGACCGGTGAAATTACTTTGCGCGGAAAAGTACTTCCAGTGGGTGGTATCAAAGAAAAGATACTGGCAGCAAAACGTGCAAGCATCAAAGAAATTATTTTGTGCAAAGAAAATAAACGCGATATCGACCAGATAAAACCCGAATATTTAACAGGTTTAACGTTCCATTACGTGGATAAAATGACCGAGGTGATTGATATTGCTTTAACCAACCAACAAGTTAAAAATGCAAAAGAACTTACGGTAAAAGAGGCTTAA
- a CDS encoding M28 family peptidase, giving the protein MSKYYLKTYFSVCFAVISLSISAQTTFQQNKQSIYKEISNEVAENHQLEQLAFELLDVIGPRLVGSPEMEQAHNWVVNTYKKWNIEAENVPYGEWKSWQRGTTEITMTAPRVKSIEGIQLAWNATTKKPVEAEVVAMPIFPSKLDFEKWAHSVKGKIVLIAPYQKSGRPENQWKEHATEDDFASYKKEKEYKNSLWNNSLKATEKSIREIVEYLETKGAVGFVQSYFTGTMGSNRIFYSFSKHTPMVDVSLEDYGLLHRLAVNEKSPILKINTQSKKIGTAKTYNTIATIPGKTKPNEYVMLSAHLDSWDGAQGATDNGTGTILMMEVARLIKKYAPNNDRTIVIGHWGSEEQGLNGSRAYVMDHPSEVQKIKVLFNQDSGTGRITYIGGQGFTQAYNYLGTWLQNVPEENRKYIKTDFPGMPQTGGTDNASFVAAGIPAFNLGTQNWDYGQYTWHTNRDTYDKIVFEEMMKNVITTTILTLEAANDPNEISNEKRILPANSEWPTLKEAKRNSREY; this is encoded by the coding sequence TTATTTAAAAACGTATTTTTCAGTTTGTTTTGCTGTAATAAGTCTATCAATTTCAGCCCAAACCACTTTTCAACAAAACAAACAATCCATCTATAAGGAGATCAGCAATGAGGTAGCAGAAAATCATCAGTTAGAACAACTAGCCTTTGAATTGTTAGATGTAATTGGGCCGCGTTTAGTGGGATCTCCTGAAATGGAACAAGCACACAATTGGGTGGTCAACACCTACAAAAAATGGAATATTGAAGCAGAAAATGTGCCGTATGGGGAATGGAAATCATGGCAACGTGGCACAACCGAAATTACAATGACTGCTCCAAGAGTAAAATCAATCGAAGGAATTCAACTAGCATGGAACGCCACTACCAAAAAACCGGTGGAAGCTGAAGTAGTTGCAATGCCCATCTTTCCATCGAAACTAGATTTTGAAAAATGGGCACATTCGGTTAAAGGAAAAATCGTTTTAATTGCTCCCTACCAAAAATCTGGCAGACCTGAAAATCAGTGGAAAGAACATGCCACTGAAGACGATTTTGCATCATACAAAAAAGAAAAAGAATATAAAAATTCACTTTGGAACAATAGCTTAAAAGCAACCGAAAAATCGATTCGGGAAATTGTAGAATATTTAGAAACAAAAGGAGCAGTTGGTTTTGTGCAATCCTATTTCACGGGCACTATGGGAAGCAATCGAATATTTTATAGTTTTTCTAAACACACGCCAATGGTAGATGTTAGCTTAGAAGATTATGGTTTGTTGCATCGTTTGGCTGTGAATGAGAAAAGTCCGATATTAAAAATCAACACCCAATCAAAAAAAATAGGAACAGCAAAAACATACAACACCATTGCTACTATTCCCGGAAAAACGAAACCAAATGAATATGTAATGCTATCGGCACATTTAGATTCTTGGGACGGAGCTCAAGGTGCAACCGATAACGGTACCGGTACTATTTTAATGATGGAAGTGGCACGTTTAATTAAAAAATATGCTCCGAATAACGACCGAACCATTGTAATTGGGCATTGGGGAAGCGAAGAACAAGGTTTAAATGGATCGCGCGCCTATGTGATGGACCACCCAAGCGAAGTGCAAAAAATAAAAGTACTTTTTAACCAAGACAGTGGCACGGGCAGAATAACCTATATCGGTGGTCAAGGATTTACACAAGCTTATAATTATCTGGGAACTTGGTTGCAAAATGTACCCGAAGAAAACAGAAAATATATTAAAACCGATTTTCCGGGAATGCCCCAAACTGGTGGAACAGATAACGCATCGTTTGTGGCAGCAGGTATTCCAGCATTTAATCTAGGTACACAAAATTGGGATTACGGACAATACACTTGGCACACCAACCGCGACACCTACGATAAAATTGTTTTTGAAGAAATGATGAAAAATGTTATTACTACAACCATATTAACTTTAGAAGCTGCAAATGATCCAAACGAAATTTCAAACGAAAAAAGAATTTTACCCGCAAATTCAGAATGGCCCACTCTAAAAGAAGCAAAGAGAAATTCTAGGGAGTATTAA